From Trueperaceae bacterium:
CACCCCGGGCCGCTCGAAGAAGCGGCGCAGCGTGCGGCGGTGCTCCTCCTCGTCGAGGTAGGGCGCCTTGCCACGGTGGTGCTCCTCCAGGCCCGGCGCTGCGCTCGCCTGGAGGCCGAGGACGAGCCCCAGCGTCCTGGCCGTCGCCAAGGCCTTGGCCTCTTGGCTGGCCACGACGGCGTCGAGTCGACCCAGGCGCGTGGGGTCGCCGGGAGCGGCCAACCTTACGCCGGCGAGGCCCATGCCGAGCGCCGCCGTCAGCTCCATGGCGCCCGGCGCCAGGCGCCACTCCCGTGACGGCGTCGTCCTGGAGGGCGTCGTCGGCGCGTGCCGCACCAACACCAGGTCGCCGACGAGGGCGCTCACGCCATGGCGTCCAGGGCACGTAGCGCCGCCGGGACCGCCACGCCGACCGGGGTGGCGGGCACGACGTCGCGCAGCGCATCCTCGAGCAACTGCGCGGCCGCCACCGCGTCGTAGCGGTCGGCGTACCCGAGCAGCGACGGCCGCAGCAGGGTGGGCGCGAGCTCGTCCTGGCCACCGGCCAGGGTCGCGCCCCGAGCGCGGGCGGCGCGCACGACATCGGGCGCGCTCACGCCCGCCGGCACGGCGAGGGCCGCCACCGCTGGGCTCGGACGCGCCGCGAACCGACTCATGCCGAGGGCGACCCCGGCCGCCAGCAGCGCCTCGTTGAGGGCCGCCCGCCGACGCCGGACGGCGTCCGGTCCCTCCTCGAGCAGCATGCCCAGGGCGACGTCGAGTCCGGTCACCAGCGACACCGCAGGCGTGTAGGCGGTCTGCCCTCGCGCCTGCTGGGGCCGTTCGCGCCGCAGGTCGAGGTAGTACGCCGCCGGCCGCGCCGCGGGCGCCCAGGCCCGCTCCGACAACCACACGAACGCGAGTCCCGGCGGCGTCATCACGCCCTTCTGCGAGCCGGACACGACGGCGTCGAGGCCCCACTCGCGGGGCCTCAGCTCGGCCGCGGCGAGGCTCGTCACGGCGTCGACGATGACCAGCGCCTCGGGGCGCTCGCGTCGCACGGCCGCCGCCACGGCCTCGACGTCGTGGAGCACGCCCGTCGACGTCTCGCTATGCACGACAGTGACCGCAGCCAGGTCCGCCGTGGCGCGGAGGCGCTCCGCGACGACGGCGATGTCGAAGTCGCCGCCGGGCGGCGCGCTCACCCTCACCACGGGGTGACCGAGCGCCTCGGCCATGGCGGCCCAGCGGGCGCCGAACTTGCCGCCCACCAGCGCCAGCACCGTGCCGCCACGGGGAACGGCGGTGGCGAGGGCCGCCTCGAAACCGGCCGTGCCGCTGCCGGTGACGATCAGCACGTCGTCCCCCGGCACCGCCATCACGTCGGCCAGGCGGCGCCGGGCGCGCGCGAACGTGGCGACGAAGGCGGGCGAGCGGTGGTGCTCCACGGGCCGCGCCAGCGCCTCGAGGACGGCCGGCGGCACCTCCACCGGCCCGGGCGCAAGCAGGCGCGGCCTGAACGCGCCGCGCGTCACAGGCGGACCAGCCGCAGGCTGCGGATCACGTCCTCGAGCCCGGCGAGGACCTCGAGCACCTCGCCTCGGGGGGCGCTGTCGAGCGTGACGACGAACATGGCCAGCCCGTGCTCGCTAACGCGCGAGAGCTGCATGCTGTTGATGTTCACGCCGGCGTCGCCCAGAACGGTGCCCACCCGCCCCACGGCGCCCGGCCTGTCGTAGTTCGTGCAGACGAGCATGACCCCCTCGGGCCTGATCTCCAGGTTGTAACCGTCGATGCTGGTGATGCGCGGCTTGCCGGCCAGGACGGTCCCGCCCACGCGCGTGGCGCCCGCGGCGGTGGTGACCGTCACGAGGACGTGGGAGGTGTAGCCGTGGTCGCGCCCGGAGGTCGTCTTGCTGACGCGGATGTCGCGGTCCCTGGCCAGGGACGGCGCGTTGACGTAGCTCGGCGGGGTGTCGAGGAACGGCTCCATCAACCCCTTGATGACGGCGGTGGCCACCGGGTCGGGGTCGCGGGGGAAGTCGCCGGAGAACTCGACCTCCACCGCCAGCACGCGCCCGTCCGCGAGCTGCGCGGCCGTGGCGCCGAGGCGCTCCCCCAGGTCGAGGAAGGCGCCGAGGGCCGACATCACCTGCGGCGCGAGGGCGGGCGCGTTCACGATGTCCACCGAGTAGTCGCCGCGCAGCACGGCGAGGGTGCGGCCGAGGATCTGCTCGCCGACGCGGTGCTGCGCCTCGCGCGTGTTGGCGCCGAGGTGGGCCGTGAGCACGACGTCGTCGCGCCCGAGCAGCGGGTGGTCGGCCGTGGGCGGTTCGAGGACGAAGACGTCGAGGCCGGCTCCGAACAGCTTGCCTGACTCGAGGGCGGCGAGGAGCGCGTCCTCCTGCACGATGCCGCCGCGGGCGGCGTTCACCACGACCGCCCCGTCCGGCAGCGCGGCCAGTTGCGCGGCCCCGATCATCCCCTTCGTCTCCGCCGTCAGCGGCGTGTGCACCGTCAGGAAGTCGGAGCGCGCCAGCATCGCCCCGAGGTCGTCGAACAGGGCGACCTTCAGCTCCTCCGCGCGCCGCTGGTTGATGTACGGGTCGTAGGCGGCGACCTCCATGCCGAGGCCCTGCGCGCGGCGCGCCACCAGCGAGCCGATGCGGCCGAGCCCCACCACCCCGAGGCGCGCCCCGTCGAGCTCCCTGCCGAGGTATGCGCGGTCCCAACGCCCCTGACGCACCAGCCGGTCGGAGCGGGCCACGCCGCGCGCGGCCGTGAGCATGAGCGCCAAGGCGAGCTCGGCCGCCGACACGTTGTTGGCCTCCGGGGCGTTGACGACGAGGATGTCGCGGCGGCTGGCCGCGTCCAGGTCGATGTTGTCGACACCGACCCCGCCGCGCCCGACGACCTTCAGGCGCGTCGCGGCCGCCAACAGCTCCTCGTCGACCTGCGTGCGGCTCCTCGTGATGATGGCGTCGTAGTCGCTTACGACCTGCAGTAGCTCCGAGCGGGAGATGCCGGCGCGGTCGTCTAGGGTCACGCCCGGTTCGGTGACGGCGCCAAGCTGGATGGAGTCGGTGACGAGGATCCGCGTCATGAACCGAGACTGTAGCACCCGGCGGCGGCGCGGGCGCGGCGAGCCGCGCGGCGGCTCAGCGGACGAAGCCCGTCACCGACCACCCGGCGGGGACGGGGAAACTGTCGACGCCGAGCACGTCCATGTAGAGGTCGCCCTCGAGCCGCACCAGGCTGGTGTAGCCGGCGAGCGCCGCCTCCAAGGCCACGCGGGCCTCGTCTTGCAGCTCGAGGAAGTCGGGGTAGAAGAGGATGTCGATGCGGGAGCTCTGCCCGGCGGCGAGGGGCACGGGGCTCATGTCCTCGGTGGCCATGGGCCAGTTGCCGAGCGTGAGCCCGAGGTCCTTGCCGTAGAGGAAGTAGCCGATCTCGCCCGGGTTGACGGCCTGGAGCACCAACTGCACCACGGGCACGTCGGGCCGCAGCATGAAGACGCGGCTCTCGGCCTCCGCCAGCCTGAGGACGGGGGCCTGAACCGTCTGCCGCGCCAGGGTGGAGCCGCTGACCAGGACCTTGTTGCGGGTCTCGTAGACGTGGGTCGCGGTGGCGAAGCGCACGACGCCCTCGACCCTGAACTGTAGCGGCCGGTCGGCGAAGGCGCGCGCCGCCGCCTTGAGGAGCTCGGCCTGGCCCGCCAGGCTGGTCGCGATGTCGAAGCGAAGGGGCGCCGTGGCGGCCCCCTCGAGGTAGACGTCCGGCGCCAGCGCGGCGCGCGCGACGGCCTTGCCCTCGAGGAAGACCACGTAGGAGACGCTCTCGAGCCTGACACCGAAGACGTTGGGGTTGCGCGCGAGCGTGCCGACCGTGAGTTCGAGGCGGCCACCGGCCCCCGGCGGGTCGAAGCGCTCGATGCTGGTCTGCCCCGGCACCAGCTCGAACTCGACCGGTAGCGTCGTGCCGATCTCCTCGACGGTGCGCACCTCGGTGCGAGGCGCGCAGGCCCCGAGCAGGAGCGCGAGGCACGCGACCAACGGGGCGCCACGCGTCAGCGGGTTCGACCGTCTAGCCACGCCCCGAGTGTACTATCCGCGCCGCGCGCCCGCCCCGGCGCCACCGGCCGCGGCGCCCCGCGCTCCCGGCGCGAACGGCACCAGGACCCCCGCCACGAACAGCACGGCCATGCCGTAGACGGCGCCCGCGACGGCGTCGGGGCTGTAGGCCCTGCTCTCCCAGGCCGGCGTGAGCATGAACGTGGCGAGGAGGTAGTAGACGACGGCCGCCCCCAGCGGCGTCGCCGCCACCCACCAGGGTCGTGAGGCGGTGAAGCGCCGGGCGAGGAGCGCGGCGGCCAGCGCGACCGCCAGGGCCGCCGCCCCGAAGCCGAACATGAGCGCGGGCGCGAGTCCGGCGCGGCCGGCGAGGACGAGGAGGTAGGCGGCGTGCGCCGCCAGCGGCAGCTCGGCCAGCACCGCGACCACCGGGAAGCGGCGCCTGCCGAGGGTCACGCGCAGGAGCGCCCCGACCGCCAGCCCGAGGAGCACCGCGAACAGCCCGAACCGCACCAGCAGCCTCACGTGTACTTCACCCCCGATGGCGAGCCCGATTGCCACTCCCGGCGTCCCACGTCAGATGACCTCCCTCACCATGACGGCGCGGCTCCGCCGCCTTAGCTCGAGCGCGAGGCGCTCCGCCCACGGCGCCGCCAACGCCGGGTCGGCGGCGAGCATCCGCTGCGCCAGGTCGCGCGCCGCCTCGATGATCGCGCCGTCGTCGACGACGTCGCCCACCGTGAGCTCGGGCAGCCCGGACTGGCGGGTGCCGCGCAGGTCGCCCGGCCCGCGCAGACGCAGGTCGAGCTCGGCGATGGTGAAGCCGTCGGAGTGCTTGACGAGGGCGCCGAGCCGCTCGCGCGTCTTCCGGGAGGCGTCCCCGGCGACGAGCACGCAGTGGCTGGCGTGTGCCCCGCGGCCCACG
This genomic window contains:
- a CDS encoding histidine phosphatase family protein, with protein sequence MSALVGDLVLVRHAPTTPSRTTPSREWRLAPGAMELTAALGMGLAGVRLAAPGDPTRLGRLDAVVASQEAKALATARTLGLVLGLQASAAPGLEEHHRGKAPYLDEEEHRRTLRRFFERPGVLVFGTETAEEARARFVAAVDAASAARPGKRLAVVTHGTVIALALARANSLDPFTLWESLRLPEAVVVRRDGWRIVERLGLADA
- a CDS encoding phosphoglycerate dehydrogenase encodes the protein MTRILVTDSIQLGAVTEPGVTLDDRAGISRSELLQVVSDYDAIITRSRTQVDEELLAAATRLKVVGRGGVGVDNIDLDAASRRDILVVNAPEANNVSAAELALALMLTAARGVARSDRLVRQGRWDRAYLGRELDGARLGVVGLGRIGSLVARRAQGLGMEVAAYDPYINQRRAEELKVALFDDLGAMLARSDFLTVHTPLTAETKGMIGAAQLAALPDGAVVVNAARGGIVQEDALLAALESGKLFGAGLDVFVLEPPTADHPLLGRDDVVLTAHLGANTREAQHRVGEQILGRTLAVLRGDYSVDIVNAPALAPQVMSALGAFLDLGERLGATAAQLADGRVLAVEVEFSGDFPRDPDPVATAVIKGLMEPFLDTPPSYVNAPSLARDRDIRVSKTTSGRDHGYTSHVLVTVTTAAGATRVGGTVLAGKPRITSIDGYNLEIRPEGVMLVCTNYDRPGAVGRVGTVLGDAGVNINSMQLSRVSEHGLAMFVVTLDSAPRGEVLEVLAGLEDVIRSLRLVRL
- a CDS encoding LEA type 2 family protein, which produces MARRSNPLTRGAPLVACLALLLGACAPRTEVRTVEEIGTTLPVEFELVPGQTSIERFDPPGAGGRLELTVGTLARNPNVFGVRLESVSYVVFLEGKAVARAALAPDVYLEGAATAPLRFDIATSLAGQAELLKAAARAFADRPLQFRVEGVVRFATATHVYETRNKVLVSGSTLARQTVQAPVLRLAEAESRVFMLRPDVPVVQLVLQAVNPGEIGYFLYGKDLGLTLGNWPMATEDMSPVPLAAGQSSRIDILFYPDFLELQDEARVALEAALAGYTSLVRLEGDLYMDVLGVDSFPVPAGWSVTGFVR
- a CDS encoding alanine--glyoxylate aminotransferase family protein, coding for MTRGAFRPRLLAPGPVEVPPAVLEALARPVEHHRSPAFVATFARARRRLADVMAVPGDDVLIVTGSGTAGFEAALATAVPRGGTVLALVGGKFGARWAAMAEALGHPVVRVSAPPGGDFDIAVVAERLRATADLAAVTVVHSETSTGVLHDVEAVAAAVRRERPEALVIVDAVTSLAAAELRPREWGLDAVVSGSQKGVMTPPGLAFVWLSERAWAPAARPAAYYLDLRRERPQQARGQTAYTPAVSLVTGLDVALGMLLEEGPDAVRRRRAALNEALLAAGVALGMSRFAARPSPAVAALAVPAGVSAPDVVRAARARGATLAGGQDELAPTLLRPSLLGYADRYDAVAAAQLLEDALRDVVPATPVGVAVPAALRALDAMA